The DNA region TCGTCGCTTCGTTCGTTCGGCACTTCGATTGGCCGGCCAAATTCATCATAAACGTAGGAAACCGGCGTGTAACGAAGCAGAACTATTAGTAAATCAAGCATGCTGATGCCCCAGATCAGCAATGCGCCAAGAATGGTCATAACAAACACGGAATTGGAGCCAGCCATAAACGTGAGCACAAATCCTCCGAACAAGCCGCCGAAGAAAAGCAGCGGATAGAGGACAGCACGCCCGTTTCTCCCCCAGTAATAATGGCCGAGACCCGGGACGAGGTTCAATATGAATGCAAGCATTTTGCTACGCGGTGGTTGCACAGTTCATCTTCCTTTCCAAAAATCCTTATTTGGATATTAGATTGTCGATCCAGCCCGATGTTTTCTCTACCAGCTGATCGCTGTAGGACGGCGATTGGGAAAGCGGCGCCTCATGCTCCGGGCTGACCGTCTGCAGCCGGTCGAACGCACCGGTAAACAGGAACAGCAGTGTGACGGATGCAGCAATCGCATAGTGAACGATCGCCTTCTCATACCATCGCTTCGGCCGGTCCGGGGCGTATGCCGCTGCTCTTCGCGGATACGGCTTAATCTTATCGTGATGCATGACTTGATCTGCGAAGGAGGCCGGGTCCGGCAGATCCGGCAGCCCTTCTTGGCGGCCAAGCGTCTCCATGTAAAGCTCCAGCAGCGAATCGTCCGACAACAGGCGCTCTTCATACAAAGCCTGTTCTTCCGGGGCAGCTTCCCCTTTTACATAACGCTCCGTCAATTCTTTGCGCTCTTGAATCGACCATGTCATTTCCACTCTTCCTCCTTCCAGTGCGTCCGGATCCATTGCCGGGCCCGGTACAGCTTGGATTCCACCGTTTTGACCGACACGTTCAGCTCGGAGCTAATCTGCTCATAATTTTTCTCTTCCAAATAAAATGCCGATATGATCTCCCGGTGATTGGCAGGCAGCTGATCAATTCGCGCCCGCAGCGTCTCCCTTCGCTCCTTATGAATGAGCAAAGTAACGGTATCCTCATCTCCGGAGGGGAGCTTGTCTAATACTTCTTCACTTCCGCCCGCTCTATGCTCAGGCGGTTTTCGATCCCGCTTACGTTTCATGTCGATCGCCTTGTTTAAGGCAATGCGTGTGATCCATGTCTTAAAGCCTTCGGAACGGTATTGGGGGAGAGCTCTAAAGACTTGTATGAACACTTCCTGCGACGCATCCTCCGCATCCTTCACATCTCGAAGCACCGAGTATGTGGTATGGAACACGTGCTGGCTGTACGTATCCACCAGCTCCCGAAAGGCTTCCTGCTCGCCTTGAAGGATACGCCTTATTAATCGTTCGACTTCAATAACTCTCCCCTCCTTCCCAATATCCATTGACGCAAGACATCACGCCCGCCCCTGCAAATTTCGAAAAAAATTTTTAAGATACCAGAAAAATCGTTCACCTAGGCAGAGCTAATTCATCTCCCCCTGCGTGCGTAAAGGAAAAAAGCTTGCATTCCCCCCTTGAAGCCGCCGGAGTTGCCCTGGACGGAATCAATCCCACAGCGGGATCTGGCGATGCCAAGCGCCGGCTCCATAAAAAGAGGGCGGCCCGAAGGGCGCCCTTGATCTGCCGCTATTTTCGATTTTGAGTTTCTTCAAGGTCTTATTCCGAACGTATTTTGACCTTGACGATGGCTTGATATGCAGATCCATGCGAAATCAATTCTCCAGCGGCTCCTTGCACTCTCTTCGTCAAAGGATCATCCCGCTGAGAACAAACCATATGTTCATGACGAAATGCATGGTGATGACCGGAACCAGTCCCTGCGAGCGGATGGTAACGCCGCCCATCATCATGCCAAAGATGGAAAATAGCAGGCAAACGATCCACGGGAAGCCCAAATGCAGATGATAGAAGCCGAAAGCGGCTCCGGCAATCACCAACCCCCGGATCTCGCCAAAGTCTTCCGTCAGCCGGCTTAGGATATACCCGCGCCACAGCAGCTCCTCCAGCACGGAATTCATGGATGCAAACAGGAGCGCATATCCGGTCAGAGCGAAGAGTCCAGGCTGCCCCCAATCGATGATGAAAGCAAATACGGCTCCAGTTACGGCTGTGAATATAAGAATGAATCTCCAGATTGGTTCCTTGAATACCCCGCTCATGATCCATGGGAAATAGATCGGGTTGGTCCATTTCCCTATGGCCATATAACGGGGCTTGCTCTTTTGAAAGCGACTGAAGATGGCCATAGGGAGAATGAAGGCAATTAGACTTAGCCTTGACAAGCCCACTGCCAGTCCCATGTCATCGGCTAGCCACTCTTTTATGCCGTCTCCCAGCGCGCTGTACATCCGATATCCAACCATGATGCAGGCAGCCGTTATAGCGGCTCTGCTTAATACCTCCGAGGCGTGACGGAGGGCATAACCAACCAGGAGGAGGCCTAAT from Paenibacillus ihbetae includes:
- a CDS encoding RNA polymerase sigma factor, which encodes MDIGKEGRVIEVERLIRRILQGEQEAFRELVDTYSQHVFHTTYSVLRDVKDAEDASQEVFIQVFRALPQYRSEGFKTWITRIALNKAIDMKRKRDRKPPEHRAGGSEEVLDKLPSGDEDTVTLLIHKERRETLRARIDQLPANHREIISAFYLEEKNYEQISSELNVSVKTVESKLYRARQWIRTHWKEEEWK
- a CDS encoding CPBP family intramembrane glutamic endopeptidase; this encodes MLHKKISGEWTACLLLMAITIIGAQLAAPGVAWLWGLGLLLVGYALRHASEVLSRAAITAACIMVGYRMYSALGDGIKEWLADDMGLAVGLSRLSLIAFILPMAIFSRFQKSKPRYMAIGKWTNPIYFPWIMSGVFKEPIWRFILIFTAVTGAVFAFIIDWGQPGLFALTGYALLFASMNSVLEELLWRGYILSRLTEDFGEIRGLVIAGAAFGFYHLHLGFPWIVCLLFSIFGMMMGGVTIRSQGLVPVITMHFVMNIWFVLSGMIL